Part of the Labrus bergylta chromosome 19, fLabBer1.1, whole genome shotgun sequence genome, TTCTAGTTGAATCAAAACACTGTAGGACCCTGGTTCGGTTTTGGACTGGTTCATGTTCTGGTCAGGTTCTGGCTCCAGGCCATCCAGTCTCTGTCTGATCAAAATTAAGATGCAAACGTCAAACAGGTCTCTGTAGTCCTGATCCCCAACgattcaggaaaaaaacacactgtgtCCAGGTTTCTGTGGAGTCCTAGATGGACTCGATCTGACGGCGGACTTTCTCTGAGGCGAGGCGGTCCAGTGAGCGCTGACGAATGACCACCAAGATGGCGAAAGAAGCCGTCAGAGCCAACATGGCCGCCTCAAACTTCCAGAAGAGATGTTCCTCCAGCACTGCAGAGCGACAGCTAAAATAAAAGAGCAGTTGATAAAGTTTAGATCAAAAAGATGTGAGAATAAATCAGCGTTTAAATAAAGTATTCTGACCTCTTGTACTCGTCGCGGTTGCTGCGGGTACAGTTGACTCGCTCCACGTATCCCGTTGCTTCACAGGCCGACCACGACCTCTGAAACACAACAACCGACTTCATCAGCCacgtcaccatga contains:
- the jtb gene encoding protein JTB, whose amino-acid sequence is MESNCRIPMACCRPRVLVLHALFWGLVSLRVFGAALLGDEKTTALKAHAAPCWLLEDFVVATECSQCNAFQTRSWSACEATGYVERVNCTRSNRDEYKSCRSAVLEEHLFWKFEAAMLALTASFAILVVIRQRSLDRLASEKVRRQIESI